Part of the Penicillium digitatum chromosome 4, complete sequence genome is shown below.
AGGTTTCCAACAAGCTTCCGGTTCGTTGccccctcttccttcttttttggttgttATCATTGGCACGGCGCACCTGTCACTCTTATCCGGCGGGGTGGAATTGTTGCTCAGATTCCTGGGGAAAGGAAGGGGTCTCGTGAGGCTCAACGTCGGATTGAATAATTTCTACTCGAGCCCCTCTCCCCCCCTCTCAATGCTTGTATCACCCGCCCCTAAGACAACCGGCTTAGATGAAATTTGCCGTGTCGCTAATCACCCTTCGCACTGTCTGTCTTTGACCATTTGTCTCCTATCTACTTTTACCTAATGTCCAGGTCACttttgttttggttgggaTACTTTTGGACTAACCATTTTCTTAATCATAATAGCAGCACCTATGGATAGTTTCTCAGCGCCCTACACTCAGACCCCCATCCCTACCCTCATGGGCCAGTTTGTCCCCGCTCAAGGCACATCCGGCGCAAACATGCCATCTCAAGTAGCGCAGACCTTCTCTCAAAACATGGCTTCCATATCAGCGAACAACCTACTCGGCACACAGCCCAAACCCCCTTCTCAAATGAACTCACCCCAAACCGGTGCTTCTCCCGCAGTTCCAAACCAGGCACAGGCCCAAGCCCAAGCTCAGGCTCAATTTGCAGCGCGTGAAAAGGCCCGCGTCACGGCCCTCCTCGATATCAACTCAGCCTTGTTGCAAGAGGTGGTGAATCTACAAGCGGCCGGCAAGGCTGGCCCCGCCTCCAACCCAGATACAAATTCACCGTCGTCAGAGCAACTGGATGCATCCAAAGCCCACCAGAAGCCAAGCCCTGAATACATTGAGTGCATGCGACGCCTACAAGCCAATCTAGCCTACCTCGCGACTATCGCCGATCGAGCGAAGAAGGCGGGTGGAGTCGTGCCCCAGACGCCAGCGATCATGACACCGCCTCCCAACCTTCCCACTGTGAATGAGCTATATGCTAGACTTAACGAGCTCTTCTCGCGATCTGCAAAGGCCTCTACTTCGCAAAGACCAAGTCCTCCGTCCATGCAAGGAAATGGTGGACCTAGCCCTGGCGCTATGGCCGAGTCGATTATCTGAAGCAACAAATGGGGAAATATGCAATCCTCCGCGTGAGAAGGCATGTCACAGATTAAATCGAATTCCTGATTTGTCCGCCGCCGCGAATCAGGCGACCATGGTTTGGGCCACCAATATGGGCTTTGCGGGAGGCGCCAGCTCGTCCTCTTCCACGCTATGTTTTTAAAAAGCATGGACCTTCCACCATGCGCACCATCTCTGCCGGCTGAACCCCCGAATGCATAACCAGTTGAGAACTTTGAAGCAGCCATGATCTGTGTGATACCTGACTGGGAAATATCCTGGGCTCCCCGAGTTCCCCTCTTTGGAAGAGTGGGAGCATTTGGCAAGAACGAATCTCGTGTTGAGTCAGTCGGGCTACCCAGCAACCTCCAGATTTGTACATTAGTTGAATGTAACGTAACCTCTGATGTATCCTATTTATATGTAAATCAGGCAACGAGGTACTCCAAGTCATCTTCACTATTAGGCGCAAGAGGCGGCCCTGAGATCAAGTCGTGCAACCACATAACCGCCTATTCTCTCCGCTTTCTTGAAGCTTGACACCCTCTTGTTTTCAAGGCGCAGCAGTATTTCAATTCTGGGTGTGTAAATGTGCACCAATGTTCAGCCCGACATGACTTCAACCTATCAGAACATAAAGATCATAGACAGGTGTCCTCCGTAGGTCTTCGGTAAATGGTGGCCTGGCTTTCTGCCCGCAACAATCCAAAGATGTGAGAAGCAAGGCCCTCAGCCAATTATATGACGCTAGTACTTCTCCGCCTTTGGGACCTTGTTGGAGGGTACGTTTTGCCTTGGATGTCCAGGCGCGTACATATTTTCCCCAATCATCTGGTGGATGTATTGTTCTTTGTTGGCTGTATGCAGAAGGAGCTTGCGAATTGCCACCATCTCCCCTTTGTCCTCTTATCGAGCTTCAAAACAAACATTCACTCCTTTGAGGTCTCTAGCCACTGATCGGTCATTTGCGTCACATTCCCTAACTCCGCATCGTCCGCACCTTCACGTGTTTCAATCGTCTTGTATCCCATTCTCTGCTGCCCCGTTAGTCTCAAGAGGCTCCCGGACGATCTCATTTGTTGCCAAGCTCCTAAATCCCCGTCCATACCACCTATACACCTCGCATCTACTCACTATGGATGGCAAGGGCGACATGGGTGCAAAGCGAAAGCGTAGCACAGCGGCCAATGCTTCCGAGCATCCCAACAAGCAACTCAGACCTGAGCCCGCAGTCTTGACTCCCGACGATTCGACACCTGCCAACGGAACCATCTATGAGGTCGAGGAGGATGTAGATGAAGCTCCCTCGCCAGTCGCCATCCCCGCTACAACAGACTCGCCTGAATGGCAGGCTACCATCGAGAGGGTCGTGAAATGCGCTGTCTCCATTCACTTCTGTCAGACCTGTTCGTTCGATACGGAGCTCTCCATGTCCAGTCAAGCAACTGGTTTCGTGGTGGATGCAGAGCGTGGCTACATATTGACCAATCGCCACGTTGTCGGTGCTGGTCCTTTCTGGGGATACTGTATATTTGACAACCACGAGGAAGTAGGTCGATTCTGCGCCATGGTCCGGTCAACCCACTTGCCCAGTTGCTAACCAAATTGTCCCAACCACAGTGCGATGTTCAGCCTGTATACCGGGACCCCGTTCATGATTTCGGAATCTTGAGGTTTGACCCGGCGAAAATTCGATATATGGATGTCACTGAGCTTAAGCTCCAGCCAGATGGAGCGCGAGTTGGCACGGAAATCCGTGTTGTGGGAAACGACGCTGGAGAAAAGCTGAGCATTCTGTCTGGTGTGATCAGTCGACTGGACCGAAACGCACCGGAGTATGGAGAGGGCTACTGTGATTTCAACACAAACTACATCCAGGCCGCAGCTGCAGCCAGTGGTGGTAGTTCGGGAAGTCCAGTGGTCAATCTCGCTGGCCATGCAGTTGCTCTGCAGGCTGGTGGTCGAGCTGACGGTGCTGCAACAGACTACTTTTTGCCGCTGGACCGCCCGCTTCGCGCACTGGAGTGTATCCGCCAAGCTCAGCCTGTCACTCGTGGTACAATTCAAACACAATGGGTCTTGAGGCCTTTCGACGAGTGTCGCCGTCTTGGTCTGACCCCCGAGTGGGAGGCTGCTATACGTGCCGCATCACCCACTGAAACAAACATGCTTGCAGCGGAGATCATTCTTCCAGAGGGGCCCGCAGATGGCAAGTTGTTGGAGGGAGACGTGCTTATCAAGGTGAATGGAGAGCTCCTTACGCAGTTTGTTCGTCTCGATGACATCCTTGACTCGAATGTCGGCGAATCTGTCAAGTTGCTTGTTCAGAGAGGCGGCCAAGACGTTGAGGTCGAGTGTCAAGTGGGAAATCTTCATGATATCACCCCCGATCGCTTCGTGACAGTTGCTGGCGCCAGCTTCCATAATTTATCATACCAGCAGTCACGTCTGTATGCCATTGCCACACGCGGAGTCTATGTTTGTGAGTCAGCGGGCTCTTTCAAGCTGGAGAACACAGTGGCAGGGTGGATCATTGATTCGATTGACAAGCGGCCCATCCGTAACCTTGATGAGTTCGTTGAGGTCATGAAGAACATTCCCGATCGCACTCGCGTGGTGATCTCCTACCGCCATATTCGCGATCTCCACACTAAGGGAACTAGTATCATCTACGTTGATCGTCACTGGCATCCTAAGATGCGGATGGCGGTCCGTAATGACGAGTCTGGTGTCTGGGATTTCTCCGACATCGCCGATCCCATTCCTGCTGAACTCCCTATCCCAAGAGAGGCCAACTTTATCCAATTAGACGGTATCAGCCAGCCTGCTGCTGCCGAGATTGTCCGTAGCTTCGTGCGTGTATCATGCATCATGCCCTTGAAACTAGATGGATATCCGCAAGCAAAGAAGACTGGATTTGGACTGGTCATCGATGCCGAGAAGGGTCTAGTGATAGTATCACGAGCCATTGTTCCCTACGATCTTTGCGACATCAACATCACTGTGGCCGACTCCATCATTGTCAGTGCTAAGGTTGTCTTCCTACACCCGCTTCAGAACTACAGCATCATCCAATACGACCCCAGTCTCGTCAAGGCTCCGGTCAAGAGCGCCCAGCTCAGCACTAACTATATCAAACAAGGCCAAGATACTATCTTTGTCGGGTTTAATCAAAACTACCGCATTGTCGTAGCCAAAACTACCGTCACTGATATTACAACCGTGTCAATCCCCGCCAACGCGGCTGCCCCTCGTTACCGAGCAATCAACCTCGACGCTGTCACTGTGGATACTGGGCTAAGTTCACAATGTTCCAACGGTGTGCTTGTCGGCGAAGACGGTGTGGTACAAGCTTTGTGGTTGAACTATCTCGGTGAGCGCTCTACAAGCTCTCACAAGGATGTCGAATACCACCTGGGCCTTGCCACTCCATACCTGCTTCCCGTGATTTCCAAGATCCAGCAAGGGGAAGTCCCAACATTGCGAATTTTGAACATGGAAAGCTATGTTGTGCAGATGAGCCAGGCTCGCATCATGGGCGTTTCCCAGGAGTGGATTAACAAGGTCACTGAGGCTAACCCATCGCGCCACCAGCTGTTCATGGTACGCAAGGTTGACAGCCCTCCGGCAGGCATCATCCCCGACCCCAGCACCAGCTTCCAAGAAGCCGACATCATTCTCACCCTAGATAACCAGATCATCACCCGCGTTTCAGAGCTAGATGTCATGTATGAAAAAGAATTCCTGGATGCACTGGTCATTCGAAATGGCGAGGAAGTGCGCATCCGCGTCCCCACAGTGCCAACTCGGGATATTGAGACAGATCGTGCCCTTGCCTTCTGCGGTGCTGTTCTACAGAAGCCCCACCATGCTGTTCGCCAGCAGATCTCCAAGGTCCACAGCGAGATCTACGTGAGCGCGAGGGTGAGTTTTGATGCCTCAGTTCTATCCATTGGGATGTCACTAACCCTATTCTTCAGAGCCGTGGTTCCCCCGCTTACCACTACGGTCTTGCACCCACCAACTTCCTCACTGCTGTCAACAGTGTCTCGACTCCAGACCTGGACAGCTTCATTCGGGAAGTCCGCAAAATTCCTGACAACGAGTACTTCCGTATTCGTGCCGTGACCTTCGACAACGTCCCCTGGGTTGTCACCATGAAGAAGAATGATCACTACGTGAGTCCTTTCCCCTACACTTATCCACCGAAACAAAAATCTTCAAACGGCGTGCTAACCTTCAACAGTTCCCCATGTCCGAATATGTCAAGGATCCCACCACAGAATCTGGCTGGCGCACCATCTCCTACGAAACTCAAATTGGGGTGGCACCCGACGCTGTGAATCTCAACCCCGATGCCATGGATGAGGCTGCAGATGGAGGAGCTAGTGAAATCGAACCGGATATGCCGTAAGTGCTGGGCCTGATGACGATATCAACTGCATGGAGGCTAGAGAGTCTTATATTATGTTTTTCTCGGCGCTGCCGGGGGGGTAGGTTCGGACTGGGGTTTTCAtttggacttttttttttcatgtgTTTTTCACTGCCATCTCATGGTGTATGTCCCCcagatggggggggggggggggctagGTATATGACCCAGTATAAAATCATTAGCAATGCACATGAGCATAATCTTTGGGGGTTTCCTTTTGGAGTAGGGTTGCACAGGGTTAGATTTATAGGTTGGGCTGTCAAAATGTCCTGCTATGATTCCATGATCTCTAGGGAGGCAATTTCCAGTTATAGTGATCTTTGATAACTCGAGAACCCCTTCGGATCTTGTAGAGGATCTGTTTCTTTTGACGGGTGGGGTTCTGGAGGGTGTCTCTGTCTCCGTGGTAGATGTCCCATTAATTATGTGGTGAACAGTCATGTCAGACCCCTACCCTCGGGGGCTCTGTGGGCAATAAAACACTTGGTTCTTGCTTTTCTGGTACATCAGACAGCCAGTGAATAACAGGTTGGGCATCAACACCTGAGGGATGCACTGTGGGTGTAAATATGTCACCACATTTTTTTATCAGATAcgacaaagaaaaaaaaatggacgCCTCTTTAAAACTGGCAAGGAATTATTGAACATGAAtaaggaaattgaaaagaAGGTTGAAAGATTCAGAAGAGATAGGAGCCTGCAAAGATCACACTAGACAATGATCCgagaggagaaaaaaaagaaaacagtcgtgcatcatccgtgaatcgaacacgggcctcgtcgatggcaacgacgaattctaccactagaccaatgATGCTGGTTGATGTAAGAGTGAGTCAAATGATGCAACTTAACGCTGCGCCCAATCTCAGCCCTACTTCTTCACAGTCCAGGTGAACTTCAACACAATGCCTGCGTGAGAATATCCAAGGTCACAATAATAATTCATTAACCCCATGTACCGATGGATACAACTATGCAGCTGCTCTCTAGGACCATAAACAGAAGTGACCCCCAAGAATAATACAACAAAACGCCATCAAGTAGATGATACACCCGTAACACCAAACCATGTCCACCACCAAATCCATAACCCAAAAGAAGGCCACCGCCATTCAATGTACAGACCAATTTACAATCCATGAAAGAAAAAATTCACACCGTTATGCTGATCACTAGCTGTTGAAGCTCCAGCCACCATTGAGCCGCAACCGCTGTCGTTCGGCAACATCCTTCCGAATCTCCTCTTGGGTCAGTCCATCGGGCCCGGACCAGTTCGCACTGCTGGTGCGGTCACGGTATTTCTTGACCTTCTTATCTGCCTTGAAGGTGTCTTCGAGAGAGAATGGCGCTATTGGCCCGAAGATCGAGTCAACTTCCATACCATCCTGCTGCCGAAGAAGACCCTCCAGCTCCTTCGCCTGTGCCCACTTGGGTACTGGGAACATCTCGGAGTCGGAgtcgtcatcatcttcaCTATCAGTGTTGATCTCCGGCAAGTGAATATTCTCACCACTGGGGTACTTAGGAGATGGCTTGGCTTGTGGGCGCTGGGCGGAGTTAGGCGCAGCCTTGTGGGTGCTTGGTGGAGGAGGTGCATGATTGGGCTCGGCAAACGGTATCTTGCCGTTCGTGTACGTGACTATCGGGTGAGCGGGTCGCTGAGGTTGGGCATTTCTGTAACTGGAAGAGGTCGACTGGGGTGCAATGGAAGACTGTCCGCGACCAAGGGTAGAAGGCTGGATGGATTTCCAAAGTCAATGATTCGTTCGTCAGGAAATTCAAGAGATTCGGTATTACTAACCTTTCTAATATTCGATTGACGGATAGGCTGCGCCATCGTGCGCACAGGTGGCAAAGGGTTGTACTCATCCTCCGTCTTTCGCCGTTTAAACTCGCCAGTTGATTGCACGTTGCTGGGTTTAGAGGGCGCAGGTCGGTGGTTGGCTTCATCGTTGGCCCTCTTCGGCGGTTTGGCAGGGTTAGGCGCTGGTGGGTTGATGCTGCGGCCACCGAATGGCTGAATAGAGCTACCCAAGCGAGAAGCAGGGCGGGAAGCGCCCAAATCACTTCGCTGAGAAGACTGAGAATATGACTGCTCGTGCTGTAGGATTGGCCCCTGACGACTGTTAGCAGGGTGGAAAACCCCCGATTGACACAACGCGCTTACCTCACTGAGTATCTGCTGGCTGCCTTGCCTCCCATGCTTCCGAGCATTCTCTGCTTGTCGCTTCTTGATTGCCTCCATACGGGCGGCTTTGTTTGGATCCTCCTGAGCCGACCGGTCGCGGCGCTCCCGTTCAGCCTGAAGGTCCCTTTCAGCCTGGCGCTCCCGTTCAGCTTCAACACGACTCCTCATCTCCTGCCGACGGGCCTCTTCctgttgttgctgctggGAAGCACGTTTGCGTTCTAGCTCACGCTTTTGTTCTTCCTTCCGGCGTGCCTCGCGTTCTTGCTCCTTCTTGCGGTCGCTGGCGACTTGAGCCTTACGCTGGGCTTGTGTTTGACTGGAAATAGAGCTCTTGAAGCTGCTTGCAGAAGATGCTGTATGCAAGGATGTATTGCTACCCTTCTTTTTCAGAGTTGGCTTCGAGGTAGGAGCAGAGGACGCAACCAATTCCTGAGTACTCGAAGACGATGGGACAGGGATTTGTTGACGAGACATGGTGCTGCCAACACGAATAGACATGGGTTGAGGCGTTGGGCGTTTCATGGGCTCGCGAGTGGGTTTGAGAGGACGGCGGTCATTTTGCTTCGGTTGAGGGATGGCAAATCTCGAGTTAGACTCCTGAGCCAATTCAGGTTCGCGGGATTGTTGACGCTGTGAGTGGGGGGCCTTGTGTGCTGCTGAGCCTGACCTTTCTTCTGGCTCGACCGAGGAATTTTCCTGAGCGGCTTTAAGCTTAAGGgctctttgcttttcttgTTCCCGAGCTCTTTCAGTacgctcttcttcttcttcttcttcttcttcttcttcttgatcCCCACGCTCCTGCTCTTCCCGTTGATGCTGGCGCcgtttttcttctttctcggTGGAGCTTCGTGTCCGGCGGCCTTCTGGACGCTGAGGACTGATAATAGGAACTGGTTGGGATAGATGTTTGGCCAGTTTTGTTGATGGGTCAGCACTTGGCTGAATGCGCGCCTGCTCAGGCGAGTGTTCTATCCGTAGCGTGCTGCCAGTGCTTGAGAATAAGCCCTTGGCAGATTTCATAATCGAGTGCAGTTTCAGCTTTGAAGCACTGATGTGACCATCGAAGCGTCTTGGTGAGCCTGTTGGAGTAGTAGAAGCATCAGCAGCAGTATGAGACAGAGAAATGCTTGGTTGGTGACCGTGCGGTCGGGGCGAAGAGAATATTGAGGTAGAAGATTTAGGATATGCAGGCTCTGTTTGCCATGTGTCTATCTTATTGATTGCTCGCGGTTTTTCGATTTCGGCAAGCTTCTCCTTAACAGTTGTGCCTTTGCTCTTGAAAAGCTCTGGTTTCTGGGGAGAGCTTAGAGGCCTGATCCAGTCATCATCCACCGACATTGGCTCTGGAGCTGGAGCCTCATGTGCCCTTTCGTTAGATGCGTCAGATTTTGACTCAGCTTTGGAAGCTGGAAGGTCTGGGTAGGAAACCTGGCCAGCTACTAGCCCAGAAGCGGATGGAATCGATTTTCTGGGTCGGGATGGCTGAAGTTTGCCTAGCATGCTTATTCTATCATGCAATGACTGTGTGGACTTTTTGATGTGCATCCTGGTAGCCTCGTCAGGATCTGCTTCTT
Proteins encoded:
- a CDS encoding pro-apoptotic serine protease nma111, with protein sequence MDPNTGYPAGYPVPTQSPQNQQMSFYPNAVPPYPQSKTPSAQHFGAMPMQPGPGGAMMPSGFQQASAAPMDSFSAPYTQTPIPTLMGQFVPAQGTSGANMPSQVAQTFSQNMASISANNLLGTQPKPPSQMNSPQTGASPAVPNQAQAQAQAQAQFAAREKARVTALLDINSALLQEVVNLQAAGKAGPASNPDTNSPSSEQLDASKAHQKPSPEYIECMRRLQANLAYLATIADRAKKAGGVVPQTPAIMTPPPNLPTVNELYARLNELFSRSAKASTSQRPSPPSMQGNGGPSPGAMAESII
- a CDS encoding Peptidase S1C, HrtA/DegP2/Q/S, producing MDGKGDMGAKRKRSTAANASEHPNKQLRPEPAVLTPDDSTPANGTIYEVEEDVDEAPSPVAIPATTDSPEWQATIERVVKCAVSIHFCQTCSFDTELSMSSQATGFVVDAERGYILTNRHVVGAGPFWGYCIFDNHEECDVQPVYRDPVHDFGILRFDPAKIRYMDVTELKLQPDGARVGTEIRVVGNDAGEKLSILSGVISRLDRNAPEYGEGYCDFNTNYIQAAAAASGGSSGSPVVNLAGHAVALQAGGRADGAATDYFLPLDRPLRALECIRQAQPVTRGTIQTQWVLRPFDECRRLGLTPEWEAAIRAASPTETNMLAAEIILPEGPADGKLLEGDVLIKVNGELLTQFVRLDDILDSNVGESVKLLVQRGGQDVEVECQVGNLHDITPDRFVTVAGASFHNLSYQQSRLYAIATRGVYVCESAGSFKLENTVAGWIIDSIDKRPIRNLDEFVEVMKNIPDRTRVVISYRHIRDLHTKGTSIIYVDRHWHPKMRMAVRNDESGVWDFSDIADPIPAELPIPREANFIQLDGISQPAAAEIVRSFVRVSCIMPLKLDGYPQAKKTGFGLVIDAEKGLVIVSRAIVPYDLCDINITVADSIIVSAKVVFLHPLQNYSIIQYDPSLVKAPVKSAQLSTNYIKQGQDTIFVGFNQNYRIVVAKTTVTDITTVSIPANAAAPRYRAINLDAVTVDTGLSSQCSNGVLVGEDGVVQALWLNYLGERSTSSHKDVEYHLGLATPYLLPVISKIQQGEVPTLRILNMESYVVQMSQARIMGVSQEWINKVTEANPSRHQLFMVRKVDSPPAGIIPDPSTSFQEADIILTLDNQIITRVSELDVMYEKEFLDALVIRNGEEVRIRVPTVPTRDIETDRALAFCGAVLQKPHHAVRQQISKVHSEIYVSARSRGSPAYHYGLAPTNFLTAVNSVSTPDLDSFIREVRKIPDNEYFRIRAVTFDNVPWVVTMKKNDHYFPMSEYVKDPTTESGWRTISYETQIGVAPDAVNLNPDAMDEAADGGASEIEPDMP
- a CDS encoding Inner centromere protein-related protein, with translation MVASARAQKPVGSAPWIAAEKENIAELVEQEMEEVEYPVRHEMDWLNEHMTEIFSKGQANFADVFKTPGKMRGKTPRTARKRNPEESRVPLSEIFSSAQKQLENQASTSPFIHRVVSKPAPVEASHVPRTKIVKEEASQPECPDLTQNLNSSPKHNSDSGYHGMPGDDEMVLPVVQQESQASTQPFEQDEPMNPDIQEVNFLASQQTNEESFHSAREEIRARGETVEPNKDPTPTQERKACPIASVPKESDTGVISTPIKKRKSTLDAKMLENRQKKEPEPKKSVPAVSKPEPSPEKAPVSPVAAPIQTQESHPEDEDMENVTKDDTILDNLDEIGSPSDGSTPERPFARKSSLSFATLPAREPLKTRTSYVDLAKMSTAGRPSYFGRQTGGHRIPQAAAEDSSGSRVLEIEPEKEPSEEADPDEATRMHIKKSTQSLHDRISMLGKLQPSRPRKSIPSASGLVAGQVSYPDLPASKAESKSDASNERAHEAPAPEPMSVDDDWIRPLSSPQKPELFKSKGTTVKEKLAEIEKPRAINKIDTWQTEPAYPKSSTSIFSSPRPHGHQPSISLSHTAADASTTPTGSPRRFDGHISASKLKLHSIMKSAKGLFSSTGSTLRIEHSPEQARIQPSADPSTKLAKHLSQPVPIISPQRPEGRRTRSSTEKEEKRRQHQREEQERGDQEEEEEEEEEEERTERAREQEKQRALKLKAAQENSSVEPEERSGSAAHKAPHSQRQQSREPELAQESNSRFAIPQPKQNDRRPLKPTREPMKRPTPQPMSIRVGSTMSRQQIPVPSSSSTQELVASSAPTSKPTLKKKGSNTSLHTASSASSFKSSISSQTQAQRKAQVASDRKKEQEREARRKEEQKRELERKRASQQQQQEEARRQEMRSRVEAERERQAERDLQAERERRDRSAQEDPNKAARMEAIKKRQAENARKHGRQGSQQILSEGPILQHEQSYSQSSQRSDLGASRPASRLGSSIQPFGGRSINPPAPNPAKPPKRANDEANHRPAPSKPSNVQSTGEFKRRKTEDEYNPLPPVRTMAQPIRQSNIRKPSTLGRGQSSIAPQSTSSSYRNAQPQRPAHPIVTYTNGKIPFAEPNHAPPPPSTHKAAPNSAQRPQAKPSPKYPSGENIHLPEINTDSEDDDDSDSEMFPVPKWAQAKELEGLLRQQDGMEVDSIFGPIAPFSLEDTFKADKKVKKYRDRTSSANWSGPDGLTQEEIRKDVAERQRLRLNGGWSFNS